A genome region from Natranaeroarchaeum sulfidigenes includes the following:
- a CDS encoding phosphotransferase family protein codes for MYERTTCGAWFGVSEEYLDRLVDEDALSAYLTAELGSAERFDVMRHEQGHSNETLFVEWGDRELVLRRPPAGETAETAHEVTREYRVMDALQETPVPVPTTVLACEDEDVLGAAFYLMERQHGDVLRTSEPERFNNPAARKGLSQEVIDTLAAIHSVDPAAVGLDDFGYPDGFTERQVRRWSEQFTWAFDVTGEEREVPEVYELMSWLTEHAPEEHPHTLVHGDFKLDNLMFAPGTSPELTAVFDWELSTLGDPLTDLGLLLLFWQDPGDRDPPIPELMPTFTAKEGYLSRGDLIDRYEKQSDIEADQLRFYRVLAAYKMAALGEMFFRRHLEGNAADPLYPKMREGVPRLAKRTLEMAEGSGDVSL; via the coding sequence ATGTATGAACGAACAACATGTGGAGCGTGGTTTGGCGTGAGCGAGGAGTATCTGGACCGTCTCGTCGACGAGGACGCTCTCTCGGCCTATCTCACTGCCGAACTCGGCTCCGCCGAGCGATTCGACGTGATGCGTCACGAGCAGGGCCACTCGAACGAGACGCTGTTCGTGGAGTGGGGCGACCGCGAACTCGTACTCCGCCGCCCGCCTGCGGGTGAGACGGCCGAGACGGCACACGAGGTGACCCGCGAGTATCGAGTGATGGACGCGTTACAGGAAACACCCGTTCCGGTTCCGACGACCGTGCTCGCCTGCGAGGACGAGGACGTTCTCGGTGCGGCATTTTACCTGATGGAGCGCCAGCACGGCGACGTACTGCGAACCTCGGAACCCGAACGCTTCAATAACCCGGCGGCTCGTAAAGGACTGAGCCAGGAAGTCATCGACACGCTGGCGGCGATTCATTCGGTCGATCCTGCGGCGGTCGGTCTCGACGACTTTGGCTATCCCGACGGGTTCACCGAGCGTCAGGTCCGGCGCTGGTCCGAGCAGTTCACCTGGGCGTTCGACGTCACCGGCGAGGAACGGGAAGTGCCGGAGGTGTACGAGTTGATGTCATGGCTTACCGAGCACGCCCCCGAGGAGCACCCGCACACACTGGTCCACGGAGATTTCAAGCTCGACAACCTCATGTTCGCACCGGGAACGTCGCCGGAACTGACCGCAGTCTTCGACTGGGAGCTCTCGACGCTCGGTGACCCACTGACTGATCTCGGCCTTCTGCTTCTGTTCTGGCAGGATCCCGGCGATCGCGACCCGCCGATCCCCGAACTGATGCCGACCTTTACCGCAAAGGAGGGGTATCTCTCGCGAGGCGATCTGATCGACCGATACGAGAAGCAAAGCGACATCGAAGCCGATCAGTTGCGGTTCTACCGGGTACTGGCCGCCTACAAGATGGCAGCGCTCGGTGAGATGTTCTTCCGCCGCCATCTGGAAGGTAACGCCGCCGACCCGCTCTACCCGAAGATGCGCGAGGGCGTCCCCCGGCTGGCGA
- a CDS encoding GNAT family N-acetyltransferase produces MPGARITTDGDVTLRSLEAEDLDFLQRSFANPEIRYPLGNPLGSRKKLEQRHEDGETPQFLVCLDDAGPGTPDEDEVERIGAVSVDDVEWRRPDLGYWLKPEVHGQGYGKRAVGLVIDYVFRTHDHPAVGACAYEFNEASRGLLESLGFVEEGRTRRDRFIDGEYVDTVQYVLLREDWRT; encoded by the coding sequence ATGCCCGGAGCACGCATCACGACCGACGGCGACGTGACGCTCAGGTCGCTCGAAGCCGAAGACCTCGATTTTCTCCAGCGCTCGTTTGCGAACCCGGAGATCCGGTACCCGCTTGGGAACCCACTTGGCAGTCGCAAGAAACTGGAACAGCGACACGAGGACGGCGAGACTCCCCAGTTCCTTGTCTGTCTGGACGATGCGGGACCGGGGACGCCCGACGAAGACGAGGTAGAACGCATCGGCGCAGTGTCAGTCGACGACGTCGAGTGGCGACGGCCGGATCTTGGGTACTGGCTAAAACCCGAGGTACACGGTCAGGGTTACGGGAAACGCGCAGTGGGCCTCGTCATCGACTACGTCTTTCGGACCCACGACCACCCGGCAGTGGGTGCCTGTGCCTACGAGTTCAACGAGGCCTCACGTGGCCTCCTCGAATCGCTCGGCTTCGTGGAAGAGGGCCGAACTCGCCGGGATCGGTTCATTGACGGCGAGTACGTCGACACCGTCCAGTACGTACTGTTGCGCGAGGACTGGCGAACCTGA